The following are from one region of the Bacillota bacterium genome:
- a CDS encoding ABC transporter permease codes for MEVRIEKPRHSPGTGKRAHVSSYWGAAWRRLSKNRMAIAGGIFVIILILVAVLAPWLAPYGYDEAHYEHAFEPPNRHFIFGTDDLGRDMFSRLIYSLRNAMIVAFGSQAVVLIIGTTLGAMAGFRGGLLDIILMRIVDIMFAFPTFLFNVILVTVMGRGLFTIFLAIGITGWAGLARLVRGQVLALKQKEFVEAARALGARDSHIIRRYILPNILGPIIISLAFGIPNAMMMESGLALIGMGVRPPMPSWGNLIGAGMGMVMGFPHLLIWPALTFGITLLSFTFLGDGLRDALNPRSET; via the coding sequence ATGGAAGTCAGAATAGAAAAACCGAGGCATTCCCCCGGAACCGGGAAAAGGGCACATGTTTCAAGTTACTGGGGGGCCGCCTGGAGAAGGCTCAGTAAAAATAGGATGGCTATCGCAGGCGGGATTTTCGTCATAATCTTGATCTTGGTAGCCGTCCTTGCACCATGGTTGGCACCGTATGGATACGATGAAGCTCATTATGAACATGCCTTCGAACCTCCCAATAGACATTTCATCTTCGGGACCGACGACCTTGGCCGGGACATGTTCAGTAGGCTTATATACAGCCTGAGGAATGCAATGATCGTGGCCTTTGGTTCCCAGGCGGTTGTTCTTATTATAGGCACAACATTGGGGGCAATGGCAGGATTCCGTGGCGGCCTTCTGGATATCATATTGATGCGGATAGTCGACATAATGTTTGCATTTCCTACCTTCCTCTTCAATGTTATCCTCGTCACAGTCATGGGGAGAGGACTATTCACTATTTTCCTGGCGATAGGCATTACAGGCTGGGCCGGTCTTGCCAGGCTGGTCAGGGGCCAGGTCCTGGCATTGAAACAAAAGGAATTCGTGGAGGCTGCAAGAGCCTTGGGGGCGAGGGATAGTCACATAATCAGGAGGTATATCCTTCCCAATATCCTTGGCCCTATAATAATAAGCCTTGCATTCGGGATCCCTAACGCCATGATGATGGAAAGCGGCCTTGCCCTGATCGGCATGGGCGTTAGGCCCCCGATGCCAAGCTGGGGCAACCTCATAGGAGCAGGCATGGGAATGGTTATGGGATTCCCGCACTTGTTGATCTGGCCCGCTTTGACCTTCGGCATTACACTTCTCAGCTTTACTTTCCTAGGTGACGGTCTCAGAGATGCGCTCAATCCGAGGAGTGAGACTTGA
- a CDS encoding ABC transporter permease, which yields MALLRYIARRLVTIVISMVIIITITYYLMYLAPGNFFDIQRFSSAARSTSVTPEQMQVLIKGFENKYGINQPIWKQILRYLKDAFVFKFGPSFSNPTMTIEELIRMKFPVTLTLSLLSIGLAIVLGIPLGVIAALKRNTWIDYSAMFVSMIGTIIPPYVIAVILVICLSVYLRLLPTSGWESPKQMILPVVTLALGPMAGIARYMRASLLDIINQEYIRTAYAKGGIDRAVIFGHAMRNSLIPIVTILGPQIAFLLVGTVWIENIFRVPGLGQLFVNAAAMRDYPLLVTSTFILALAVMVMNLIVDVVYALLDPRIKFQ from the coding sequence ATGGCCCTGCTGCGGTACATTGCCAGACGTCTGGTGACCATCGTCATTTCCATGGTGATCATAATAACCATAACGTACTATCTCATGTATCTCGCCCCGGGAAACTTCTTTGACATCCAGCGCTTCTCCTCTGCCGCAAGATCTACATCTGTCACCCCGGAGCAAATGCAGGTCCTCATAAAGGGATTTGAAAATAAGTATGGCATAAACCAGCCTATATGGAAGCAAATACTTAGATATCTCAAGGATGCCTTTGTGTTCAAATTCGGGCCTTCATTTTCCAACCCTACCATGACCATAGAGGAACTTATACGGATGAAGTTCCCGGTGACCCTCACATTATCGCTTTTGAGCATAGGGCTGGCCATAGTGCTGGGCATTCCGCTTGGGGTTATAGCGGCTTTAAAGAGGAATACCTGGATTGATTATTCCGCCATGTTCGTCTCAATGATCGGCACAATTATACCGCCCTATGTTATCGCTGTGATTCTTGTCATATGCCTGAGCGTTTACCTGCGTCTGCTCCCTACGTCAGGGTGGGAAAGTCCAAAGCAGATGATACTTCCAGTCGTGACTCTGGCTCTGGGTCCAATGGCCGGGATAGCCCGATATATGCGGGCGAGCCTGCTTGACATTATAAATCAGGAATACATACGAACTGCTTATGCCAAGGGAGGGATTGATAGGGCAGTCATATTCGGACATGCCATGAGGAATTCATTGATACCTATAGTCACTATCCTGGGGCCTCAAATAGCGTTCCTCCTGGTGGGAACGGTGTGGATTGAGAATATCTTCAGGGTCCCGGGACTCGGCCAGCTTTTCGTCAATGCCGCCGCTATGAGGGATTACCCCCTTCTTGTAACCTCAACTTTCATCCTTGCCCTAGCGGTAATGGTGATGAATCTGATTGTTGATGTTGTATACGCCTTGCTTGACCCAAGGATAAAATTCCAATAG
- a CDS encoding ROK family transcriptional regulator, with the protein MNGRNEFPYSGKNLEDVQLQNRATVLQILHSKGRISRRELASLTGLTPSTITYITKDLLEKDLIVETGALVGRKGRRAIALEINPNSRFVIGVRLARGYITCGLFNLNARLLQSERVEISSLRQAGEVLTAVKDTIRKTLQNSGVADKVKAIGIAAPGPLSIREGKVAFISNFPGWRDIPLKEIIQSEFHIETIVEHDAHAAALAEKWFGAAQEVENLIYVANGRGVGAGIILNGQVYHGSSGMAGEIGHTSIDFNGPRCECGNYGCLEIYCSGSAVLRKAKKMIEEGMEETILSKVDPLTLQAILEAAKHEDKLAVALVKEAATYMAYGVVNLINTFHPDMVILGDEMAEAGEIWVDTVKEVALTRLLPEVANRVEIIGSSLKGDSFLTGTGTVAIEYLLRNP; encoded by the coding sequence ATGAATGGGAGAAATGAGTTTCCTTATTCAGGGAAAAACCTGGAGGATGTCCAGCTTCAGAATCGAGCCACTGTGTTGCAGATCCTTCACTCGAAAGGCAGGATATCCAGGAGGGAATTGGCGAGTCTGACAGGTCTTACGCCTTCGACTATAACATATATCACCAAGGACCTGCTGGAAAAGGATCTTATAGTTGAAACGGGCGCGCTGGTCGGGCGAAAGGGACGCAGGGCGATTGCGCTTGAGATAAACCCAAATAGTCGATTCGTCATCGGTGTGCGTCTGGCCAGGGGTTATATCACATGCGGTCTATTCAATCTCAATGCCAGGCTCCTTCAATCCGAACGGGTCGAGATCTCCTCGCTAAGGCAGGCTGGCGAAGTGCTAACTGCGGTGAAGGATACAATCCGGAAAACACTGCAGAATAGTGGGGTTGCTGATAAGGTGAAGGCGATAGGAATAGCAGCTCCGGGCCCACTCAGCATCAGAGAAGGCAAGGTCGCCTTCATAAGCAATTTCCCGGGCTGGCGTGATATACCGCTGAAGGAAATCATTCAATCAGAATTCCATATTGAAACGATTGTTGAACACGACGCCCATGCAGCTGCCCTTGCTGAAAAGTGGTTTGGCGCAGCCCAGGAAGTCGAGAACCTTATCTATGTCGCGAACGGGAGAGGCGTGGGCGCTGGCATAATACTGAATGGACAGGTATATCATGGTTCCTCAGGCATGGCTGGAGAGATAGGCCATACCAGCATAGATTTCAATGGACCGAGGTGTGAGTGCGGGAACTACGGGTGTCTTGAGATATATTGTTCAGGCTCCGCGGTTCTGAGAAAGGCGAAAAAAATGATAGAAGAAGGCATGGAGGAGACCATTCTTTCCAAGGTGGATCCACTCACCCTCCAGGCTATCCTTGAAGCTGCGAAGCATGAAGACAAGCTGGCTGTAGCTCTTGTGAAGGAAGCTGCTACGTACATGGCATATGGCGTGGTGAACCTGATAAACACTTTCCATCCTGATATGGTGATTCTCGGAGATGAGATGGCTGAGGCAGGCGAGATATGGGTTGATACTGTAAAAGAAGTTGCCTTGACCCGCCTTTTACCCGAAGTAGCCAACCGGGTAGAGATCATAGGATCGAGCCTGAAGGGCGATTCGTTCTTGACAGGCACCGGGACTGTTGCGATTGAGTATTTGCTGAGGAATCCCTAA
- a CDS encoding peptide ABC transporter substrate-binding protein yields MRRKILISIIVAAFAISFAGVACARENVVRFPFPDIPSFNPIYWQAQHILAQGTIYEGLFGYAPDPGNLGEIKVVPAVAEKYTYSQDGKTWTITLKRGKKWSNGDPVTARDFEWSFRYYASPALPDVPYWASPLQYVKNAWAVKGGSLPPEQLGVKALDDYTLQFTLDRPRFDFHCWLAIGGAAPVHRKTVEAYPNDWWKPEHFVGNGPYVVKSWTPGKECVLVKNLNYVGECGNVDKVVLKFGGLGLQAYEAGELDLAWITNVGEFKYVKANRELSKHFKETLNDLFWQGYQISRGFSPVLDNKKLRMALAMAIDREALVKTVLGGRAIATGSYWTKNDPIGANLKEIPYDPEQAKKLLAEAGYPNGSGLPVLKFYITGASNPVAEFLVDQWKRNLGIKVAIENIESGLYWSTYVWGNYAPDAGAGFTLIGAPMNSFSGEALFKNACHTMWFYDMPASIRKKSYELEQEWDAFLRKEGGQTDADWKAILDKKAKLVASKKEILAKEPDKLWREAMSIKPTFDEQVDDLYEKWQKARDANQKTEYWRQANRVLISEEELQLQYLGMNETNRMARRIHNAAGRLPFEEAMKIVPKGLQIILDQAYMVPLYTDKIQYVQRPNLEGVMIYKFSWGPQVFNFKYLKVK; encoded by the coding sequence AACAATCTATGAAGGCCTCTTTGGTTACGCCCCTGACCCCGGCAATCTCGGAGAAATCAAAGTTGTTCCTGCTGTGGCGGAGAAATATACTTACTCCCAAGATGGCAAGACCTGGACCATAACGCTTAAAAGGGGGAAGAAGTGGTCTAACGGTGATCCGGTTACAGCGCGGGATTTCGAGTGGTCCTTCCGCTACTATGCGAGCCCCGCGCTTCCCGACGTCCCCTACTGGGCGAGTCCTCTCCAGTATGTCAAAAACGCCTGGGCGGTGAAGGGAGGCTCCCTTCCACCTGAGCAGCTTGGGGTGAAGGCCCTTGATGACTATACCCTGCAGTTCACCCTTGATCGGCCCAGGTTCGACTTCCACTGCTGGCTCGCTATAGGCGGGGCGGCTCCTGTCCACAGGAAAACGGTCGAAGCCTACCCCAACGACTGGTGGAAGCCCGAACATTTCGTGGGCAACGGGCCATATGTGGTGAAATCTTGGACTCCCGGCAAGGAATGCGTGCTTGTCAAAAATCTGAATTATGTCGGGGAATGCGGCAATGTGGATAAAGTCGTGCTCAAGTTTGGAGGCCTCGGACTCCAGGCATATGAGGCAGGAGAGCTTGATCTGGCCTGGATAACCAATGTAGGGGAATTCAAATACGTAAAGGCCAATCGAGAGCTTTCAAAGCACTTCAAGGAAACCTTAAATGACCTTTTCTGGCAGGGTTATCAGATATCACGTGGGTTTAGCCCGGTCCTGGACAATAAGAAACTCAGGATGGCGCTGGCGATGGCAATTGATAGGGAAGCTTTGGTCAAGACAGTTTTGGGCGGAAGAGCGATCGCGACTGGTTCCTACTGGACCAAGAATGACCCAATCGGCGCCAACCTGAAGGAGATACCTTATGATCCTGAGCAGGCCAAGAAGCTTCTTGCTGAGGCAGGATATCCAAATGGGAGCGGCCTCCCGGTGCTGAAATTCTATATAACCGGCGCTAGCAATCCAGTGGCGGAATTTCTGGTGGATCAGTGGAAGAGGAATCTCGGGATCAAGGTAGCCATAGAGAACATCGAAAGCGGTCTCTATTGGAGCACATATGTCTGGGGTAACTACGCGCCTGATGCCGGCGCAGGTTTTACCTTGATAGGGGCGCCCATGAATTCCTTCAGCGGTGAAGCACTTTTCAAGAATGCATGTCACACTATGTGGTTTTACGACATGCCTGCTAGCATTAGGAAGAAGTCCTACGAGCTCGAGCAAGAGTGGGACGCTTTTCTGAGGAAGGAAGGTGGGCAGACTGACGCCGATTGGAAGGCGATCCTGGATAAGAAGGCGAAACTGGTCGCCTCCAAGAAAGAGATCCTTGCAAAGGAGCCGGATAAGCTTTGGCGGGAGGCTATGAGCATAAAGCCCACCTTTGATGAGCAGGTTGATGATCTTTACGAAAAGTGGCAAAAAGCCAGGGATGCCAACCAAAAGACTGAGTACTGGAGGCAGGCCAATAGGGTCCTTATAAGCGAGGAGGAACTCCAGCTGCAATACCTGGGCATGAATGAGACCAACAGGATGGCAAGGAGAATTCACAATGCTGCAGGCAGGTTACCATTTGAAGAAGCAATGAAAATAGTGCCAAAGGGGCTTCAGATAATCCTCGATCAAGCCTATATGGTCCCTCTCTATACAGATAAAATACAATACGTACAGAGGCCCAATCTCGAGGGCGTGATGATCTATAAATTCTCATGGGGACCTCAGGTGTTCAACTTCAAATACTTAAAAGTCAAATAG
- a CDS encoding ABC transporter ATP-binding protein, whose protein sequence is MAELLKVRDLKTYFYRSDGVVKAVDGISYTLKYGQTLGLVGESGSGKSVSVLSLLGLLRSNGRIEGGEAIFDGRDLLKLNRAELREIRGKEIGMVFQDPMTSLNPTLTIGRQLIEPLIWHRVASSEEARARALELLQRVGIPEYRGRFFDYPFQFSGGMRQRVMIAMALACKPKLLIADEPTTALDVTVRAQILNLIQDMKEELNMSVIIITHDFGIATNFCDSIAVMYAGRIVEMAPTEEFIMRPFHPYSIGLMRSTLDIDVEDSRLEPIPGNPPNLKNPPFGCRFHPRCKRAVDICRDSMPELKEVADSHYVACHFAEGDGAYA, encoded by the coding sequence ATGGCCGAATTGCTTAAAGTGCGTGATTTGAAGACTTATTTTTACCGAAGCGACGGGGTGGTAAAGGCTGTAGATGGCATAAGTTACACCCTGAAATACGGGCAGACCCTAGGTCTGGTAGGGGAGAGCGGGTCAGGGAAATCTGTGTCGGTTCTTTCTCTCCTAGGCCTTCTGAGGAGTAATGGAAGGATAGAGGGAGGCGAGGCCATATTCGACGGCCGGGATCTTCTCAAGCTGAATAGGGCCGAACTCAGGGAAATACGAGGAAAAGAGATAGGGATGGTGTTTCAGGATCCAATGACGAGCCTGAACCCCACACTTACCATAGGCCGGCAGCTCATAGAACCCCTGATATGGCATAGAGTCGCTTCCAGCGAGGAGGCGCGCGCGAGGGCTCTGGAACTCCTGCAGAGGGTCGGGATCCCCGAATACAGGGGAAGGTTCTTCGACTATCCTTTCCAGTTTTCCGGCGGCATGCGCCAGCGGGTCATGATAGCCATGGCTCTGGCGTGTAAGCCAAAGCTTCTCATCGCCGATGAGCCTACCACCGCTTTAGATGTTACAGTGAGAGCTCAAATACTGAACCTAATCCAGGACATGAAAGAAGAGCTCAACATGAGCGTCATAATCATAACCCATGATTTCGGCATAGCGACGAATTTCTGTGACAGCATTGCGGTCATGTATGCCGGAAGAATAGTGGAAATGGCGCCGACTGAGGAATTCATCATGCGCCCCTTTCACCCTTATTCAATAGGCCTCATGAGGTCAACCCTGGATATCGATGTAGAGGATAGCAGACTGGAACCAATTCCGGGCAATCCGCCCAACCTGAAGAATCCACCCTTTGGTTGCAGATTCCACCCACGATGCAAGCGCGCTGTAGATATATGCAGGGATAGTATGCCGGAACTAAAAGAAGTTGCGGACTCTCATTATGTCGCTTGTCATTTTGCAGAGGGGGATGGGGCATATGCTTGA
- a CDS encoding sugar ABC transporter permease, translating to MTPAYRHRQSHLARVEERYFYLFISPWILGFFVFSAGPILASLVLSFTEYNIASPPRFVGLENISRLLHDPLFWQALKVTSLYSLFSVPLGIIVSLIVALLLNQKVYGLALFRTIYYSPSVVSGVAVSLLWMWIFNPEFGILNYILHKLFHIQGPMWLMSEQWVIPALVLMSLWGVGGSIVIYLAGLQGIPTQLYEAAEIDGANSWYKFRSITLPLMSPVIFFNLIMGIIGSFQVFTQAYVMTGGGPHYASLFYVLYLYQHAFQYFRMGYASALAWVLFLIILILTLAIFRSSSLWVYYEATTTRR from the coding sequence ATCACACCCGCCTATCGTCATCGACAGAGCCATTTGGCACGTGTTGAGGAACGCTATTTTTACCTTTTCATTTCGCCTTGGATCCTGGGTTTTTTCGTCTTTTCCGCCGGGCCTATATTAGCGTCGCTTGTACTCAGCTTCACAGAATATAACATAGCTAGTCCCCCCAGATTTGTCGGACTGGAGAATATATCAAGATTATTACATGACCCTCTATTCTGGCAGGCGCTAAAGGTCACCTCGCTATATTCCTTATTCAGTGTCCCATTAGGGATAATTGTATCTTTAATAGTTGCTTTGTTGCTCAACCAAAAGGTATATGGACTTGCCCTTTTTAGGACAATTTACTATAGTCCTTCTGTAGTATCAGGAGTAGCAGTATCTCTTTTGTGGATGTGGATTTTTAATCCAGAATTTGGGATCCTAAACTACATACTCCACAAGCTATTTCATATTCAAGGTCCAATGTGGTTGATGAGCGAGCAATGGGTTATCCCTGCATTGGTCTTAATGAGTCTATGGGGTGTCGGCGGTAGCATCGTAATTTACCTTGCGGGGCTTCAAGGGATCCCAACCCAATTGTATGAGGCTGCGGAGATAGATGGTGCAAATTCGTGGTATAAGTTCCGCTCTATTACTTTACCCTTGATGAGCCCCGTGATCTTTTTCAATTTAATAATGGGAATTATCGGTTCTTTTCAGGTATTTACGCAAGCCTATGTTATGACTGGAGGAGGACCTCACTACGCCTCGTTATTCTATGTACTTTATCTATACCAGCATGCATTTCAATATTTTAGGATGGGATACGCATCGGCGTTAGCCTGGGTTTTATTTCTAATAATATTGATACTTACACTTGCGATATTCAGATCCTCTTCTCTCTGGGTATATTATGAGGCAACTACCACTAGGAGGTGA
- a CDS encoding carbohydrate ABC transporter permease: MTKALRRSRKRLIVETGIRCLLYITLILTSIIILIPLFWMVSTALKNLDEVFIFPPEWIPKSPVWSNFKEALTFLPFGLFFKNTTVITFSTMLGQILSASLVAYGFARLRARGRDLLFMLVLATMMIPSQVTMIPTFILFSLLGWVNTFKPLIIPSYFGGGAFFIFLLRQFYMTIPLELDDAARIDGCGYFDIYWRILLPLIKPGLATVAIFSFMWTWNDFMGPLIYLNSFEKLTIALGLSRFTGMYGMSAWNLLMAASLVATLPCLLLFFFAQKYFIQGVVITGLKG, encoded by the coding sequence GTGACAAAAGCCTTGCGTAGAAGCAGAAAGCGGTTAATAGTAGAGACGGGCATCAGGTGTCTGCTTTATATAACATTAATTCTTACCAGTATCATAATCCTTATACCTCTTTTCTGGATGGTTTCTACTGCTCTAAAGAATCTCGATGAAGTATTTATATTCCCACCGGAATGGATTCCTAAATCTCCGGTGTGGAGCAACTTCAAAGAGGCGCTGACTTTCCTGCCTTTTGGTCTATTCTTTAAGAATACGACAGTGATCACCTTCAGTACCATGCTTGGGCAGATACTCTCGGCCTCATTAGTGGCTTATGGTTTTGCTCGTCTAAGGGCGAGGGGGCGAGATCTTCTCTTCATGCTAGTCCTGGCCACAATGATGATTCCTTCTCAGGTTACGATGATCCCTACTTTTATTTTGTTCAGCCTTCTAGGATGGGTGAACACCTTTAAACCTCTCATTATACCCAGCTATTTTGGTGGAGGCGCCTTTTTCATTTTTCTATTAAGGCAATTTTACATGACCATCCCCCTGGAGCTTGATGACGCGGCCCGTATAGATGGGTGTGGTTATTTTGATATCTACTGGAGGATATTACTGCCTTTGATAAAGCCGGGTCTTGCAACAGTGGCAATTTTCTCTTTCATGTGGACCTGGAACGATTTTATGGGCCCTCTAATCTATCTTAACAGCTTTGAGAAGCTTACTATAGCATTAGGGCTTAGCCGGTTTACCGGGATGTATGGAATGAGTGCATGGAATCTACTTATGGCAGCATCACTTGTTGCGACCCTGCCATGCCTTCTCCTCTTCTTCTTTGCTCAGAAATACTTTATACAGGGGGTGGTAATAACGGGGCTAAAGGGATAG
- a CDS encoding ATP-binding cassette domain-containing protein gives MLDTLVVKELRKYFMRGRRPLKAVDGVSVTIKEGETLGLVGESGSGKSTLARAVLRLIEPDAGEIIFDGEDIRRLDGEALRAKRRHMQIIFQDPLASLNPQMTIGQAIEDPLIIHNVGTTKERKERVMELLDIVGIGREFINSFPHEFSGGQQQRVGIARALALNPKLIVCDEPVSALDVSIQAQIISLLEDLKERFRISYLFISHDLAVIKYISDMVAVMYLGKLIEVGPKDEIYGNPVHPYTRALLAAVPRIPRDGRPARRFASLQGEIPSPIDLPKGCRFKARCSFAVPACDEAEPEFKEVSPEHRVACHLV, from the coding sequence ATGCTTGATACGCTCGTGGTAAAAGAACTGCGCAAATATTTCATGAGAGGAAGAAGGCCCCTTAAAGCTGTCGACGGAGTCTCTGTGACCATAAAGGAAGGGGAAACCCTTGGCCTTGTCGGTGAAAGTGGATCAGGGAAGTCCACCCTCGCAAGGGCCGTATTGAGGCTCATAGAACCAGATGCCGGGGAGATAATTTTCGATGGCGAAGATATAAGAAGGCTCGACGGGGAAGCCCTGAGAGCAAAGCGGAGGCATATGCAGATAATCTTCCAGGATCCTCTGGCATCTTTGAATCCGCAAATGACCATAGGTCAGGCTATAGAGGATCCCCTCATCATTCATAATGTAGGCACGACAAAAGAGAGAAAAGAGAGGGTCATGGAACTCCTGGATATAGTGGGGATAGGGCGGGAATTCATAAATTCCTTTCCACATGAATTCTCCGGCGGTCAGCAGCAACGGGTGGGCATAGCTAGAGCCCTGGCCCTGAATCCAAAACTCATCGTTTGCGATGAACCAGTCTCGGCCCTTGATGTTTCAATACAGGCTCAGATAATATCTTTACTCGAGGATCTAAAAGAAAGATTTCGCATATCCTACCTGTTTATATCCCACGACCTCGCGGTGATCAAATATATATCGGATATGGTAGCGGTTATGTATCTTGGGAAGCTCATAGAGGTAGGTCCCAAAGATGAAATATACGGCAATCCAGTTCATCCTTATACGCGCGCGTTGCTTGCCGCGGTCCCTAGGATTCCGAGGGACGGAAGGCCGGCCAGGAGATTTGCGTCCCTCCAGGGTGAAATACCCTCCCCCATAGATCTTCCAAAAGGATGCAGGTTCAAAGCCAGGTGTTCATTTGCCGTCCCGGCGTGTGATGAGGCCGAACCGGAATTCAAAGAAGTCTCACCGGAGCATAGGGTTGCCTGCCACCTCGTTTAA
- a CDS encoding DUF5060 domain-containing protein, translated as MELLTWILAFMCAMALVIMAPAFACGQEGFQDDRPLCINSIGWEPRSVPRYECLEIRLDVQGTYNNAFDPEEIDIAAHFHGPDGKECKVPGFLYRPYRRELKGAQEILIPEGEPEWRIRFAPTETGIYRFFITARDRTGAMAKSKEFSFEAIPSPNPGYVRVSTKDRRYFAFDNGIPYVPIGANICWAGPRGTFDYDDWLSAYAGAGCNYFRVWLGPAWATLALERAAVGKIDLASAWRLDYVLDLAERLGLYVMLCLDSYNELRLGRDGSYPFWEQTPHNVANGGPLQEPGDFWTNPEMLRLYRNKLRYLVARYGYRTHVLSWEFWNEVDIISPVAYRGGEVKNWHEEMAEFLRSIDPWKHLITTSFSRPEGKPEIDLLAGIDYVQTHRYGNGDPESALVRLIQRKEAYGKPHYVGEFGLDVSGRDAVVDPQGLAIHDAIWSSLLSGAAGGAMSWWWDNHIHPHDLYFHFRALAGFIEGIDFPGEEFRRIEDARFTCGDLKGGIRLRYFGIRGRNTTLIWVQNKPSGGIQREGAPEPIPAHSPCEMALTGWQNGTYKIILWDTFEGKAIEEKIESVHDKVLRVRLPEITRDIAVKAMRQNACLF; from the coding sequence ATGGAACTTCTGACATGGATTTTGGCTTTCATGTGCGCCATGGCGCTGGTCATCATGGCGCCTGCTTTTGCCTGCGGGCAAGAAGGATTCCAGGATGATAGGCCGCTCTGCATCAATTCTATAGGGTGGGAACCGCGGTCCGTGCCCAGGTACGAGTGCCTTGAGATACGTCTCGATGTGCAGGGGACGTATAACAATGCATTCGATCCAGAAGAGATAGATATTGCCGCGCATTTCCACGGACCTGATGGCAAGGAGTGCAAGGTACCGGGATTCCTATACCGGCCTTACCGGAGGGAGCTAAAAGGAGCTCAGGAAATATTGATACCCGAAGGCGAGCCTGAGTGGAGAATCCGGTTTGCGCCAACCGAAACCGGCATCTATCGATTCTTCATCACAGCACGAGATCGCACCGGGGCTATGGCTAAGTCGAAAGAATTCTCATTCGAGGCAATTCCTTCGCCCAATCCTGGATATGTGCGAGTCAGCACGAAGGATCGCCGGTACTTCGCCTTCGACAATGGAATCCCTTACGTGCCAATTGGGGCAAATATATGCTGGGCGGGCCCAAGGGGCACTTTTGATTACGATGATTGGCTTTCTGCATATGCAGGAGCGGGATGTAATTATTTCCGGGTATGGCTAGGGCCGGCATGGGCCACGTTGGCTCTTGAGAGGGCCGCCGTCGGGAAAATCGACCTCGCCAGTGCCTGGAGACTTGACTATGTGCTGGACCTGGCGGAGCGCCTCGGGCTTTATGTGATGCTCTGCCTGGATAGTTACAATGAGCTTCGCCTGGGACGTGACGGGTCATATCCTTTTTGGGAGCAAACTCCCCACAATGTGGCAAACGGCGGTCCTCTGCAGGAACCTGGAGATTTTTGGACCAATCCTGAAATGCTGCGCCTTTATCGCAACAAGCTCCGCTATCTTGTAGCGCGGTATGGCTATAGAACCCATGTGCTCAGCTGGGAGTTTTGGAACGAGGTGGACATAATCTCGCCTGTAGCCTATCGTGGTGGCGAAGTAAAGAATTGGCACGAGGAGATGGCCGAATTTCTAAGGTCAATTGACCCATGGAAGCATCTCATAACAACGAGCTTCTCCCGTCCGGAGGGAAAGCCGGAAATAGATCTGCTGGCGGGCATTGATTACGTTCAGACGCACCGTTACGGAAACGGCGATCCTGAGTCAGCTCTTGTGCGGCTCATACAGCGGAAAGAAGCCTACGGTAAGCCACACTATGTCGGGGAATTTGGCCTTGATGTCAGCGGGCGCGATGCAGTGGTTGATCCTCAGGGGCTTGCGATCCACGATGCCATATGGAGTAGCCTGCTCTCTGGGGCCGCCGGGGGCGCCATGTCCTGGTGGTGGGATAACCATATTCATCCTCATGATCTTTACTTCCATTTCAGGGCGCTCGCCGGGTTTATCGAGGGAATAGACTTCCCGGGCGAGGAGTTTCGCCGGATAGAAGACGCGAGATTTACATGTGGTGACCTCAAGGGCGGAATACGACTACGCTATTTTGGCATTCGCGGGAGAAACACGACTCTCATCTGGGTGCAGAATAAGCCATCTGGCGGAATACAGCGCGAAGGCGCGCCCGAGCCAATTCCCGCTCATTCTCCTTGCGAAATGGCGCTGACGGGATGGCAAAATGGCACATATAAGATCATCCTGTGGGACACTTTTGAAGGGAAAGCCATCGAGGAGAAGATAGAGAGCGTGCATGACAAAGTCCTGCGGGTGAGGCTTCCGGAGATCACTAGAGATATTGCGGTTAAAGCCATGAGGCAAAACGCTTGTCTATTCTAG